A window of the Pseudomonas fluorescens genome harbors these coding sequences:
- a CDS encoding FAD-binding and (Fe-S)-binding domain-containing protein yields the protein MTLPATFLRDAQKLIPAERRFDDPLSTLAFGTDASFYRLIPKLVIRVESEDEVVALLKLAQRDQVPVTFRAAGTSLSGQAISDSVLIVLGDNWNAREIRGQGTQIRLQPGVIGAQANAWLAPFGRKIGPDPASINACKIGGIVANNASGMCCGTAQNTYHTLAGIRLVLADGTRLDTEDDASVAAFRVSHGELLERLASLGRETRANAELAARIRHKYRLKNTTGLSLNALVDFDEPVDILSHLLVGSEGTLGFISAVTYDTVIDHPNKASALIVFPDVETCCNAVTVLKSQPVSAVELLDRRSLRSVQDKPGMPAFVQQLSNNACALLIESRAASSTLLQEQLAQIMASLSAFPVEKQVDFTEDPVENARLWAIRKDTFPAVGAVRKTGTTVIIEDVTFPVEQLAIGVNRLIELFDKHHYDEAILFGHALEGNLHFVFTQGFNSPEEVARYQAFMDDVAQLVAVEFGGSLKAEHGTGRNMAPFVELEWGSDAYQLMWQLKRLLDPQGILNPDVVLSEDPQIHLKHLKPLPAADEIVDKCIECGFCEPVCPSKGLTLSPRQRIVIWRDIQARKRAGIDTTELEKAYEYQGIDTCAATGLCAQRCPVGINTGELVKKLRGRHATHTKTANLIEGNFATTLQGARFTLHVANGARMLLGAPRLAKLSATLTRLSKGQVPLWTNAMPQPEKAIRFSPAVSDERPRVVYLAACVSRVMGPAAGDKEQMSLYDKTRSLLEKAGYQVVFPDNLDNLCCGQPFASKGYAEQAEHKRQELIGALLQASRGGLDPIYCDTSPCTLRLVQDVGNVRLDLYDPVRFIRTHLMDRLDFTPQEAPIAVHVTCSTQHLGESQALIDLARKCSKNVVIPEGIHCCGFAGDKGFTTPELNSHSLRTLKDAVQQCSEGISTSRTCEIGLTQHGGIDYHGLVYLVDRVTRAKAPATAV from the coding sequence ATGACCTTACCGGCGACTTTCCTGCGCGATGCGCAAAAACTGATTCCCGCCGAACGGCGTTTCGACGATCCGCTGTCGACCCTGGCCTTCGGCACCGATGCCAGCTTCTACCGGTTGATTCCGAAACTGGTGATCCGCGTCGAATCCGAAGATGAAGTGGTGGCGCTGCTGAAACTGGCCCAGCGCGATCAGGTCCCGGTGACCTTCCGCGCCGCCGGCACCAGCCTGTCCGGCCAGGCGATCAGTGATTCGGTGCTGATCGTGCTTGGGGATAACTGGAACGCCCGGGAGATCCGAGGGCAAGGCACGCAAATCCGCCTGCAACCAGGCGTCATCGGCGCCCAGGCCAATGCATGGCTGGCGCCATTCGGGCGCAAGATCGGCCCGGATCCGGCGTCGATCAACGCCTGCAAGATCGGCGGCATCGTCGCCAACAACGCCAGCGGCATGTGCTGCGGCACCGCGCAAAACACCTATCACACGCTGGCCGGGATTCGTCTGGTGCTGGCCGACGGCACACGTCTCGACACCGAAGATGACGCCAGCGTCGCGGCGTTTCGAGTCAGCCACGGAGAATTGCTCGAACGTCTGGCGAGCTTGGGCCGCGAGACCCGCGCCAATGCCGAACTGGCCGCGCGAATCCGCCACAAATACCGTCTGAAAAATACCACCGGTCTGTCGCTCAACGCCTTGGTGGATTTCGATGAACCTGTGGACATCTTGAGTCACTTGCTGGTGGGCTCCGAAGGCACCCTCGGCTTCATCAGCGCGGTGACTTACGACACGGTGATCGACCACCCGAACAAGGCCTCGGCGCTGATCGTTTTCCCGGACGTCGAGACCTGCTGCAACGCCGTCACCGTGCTGAAAAGCCAACCGGTGTCCGCCGTGGAACTGCTCGACCGCCGCAGTCTGCGCTCGGTGCAGGACAAACCCGGCATGCCAGCTTTCGTACAGCAGCTGTCGAACAATGCCTGCGCGTTATTGATCGAATCCCGCGCCGCCTCTTCCACGTTGCTGCAGGAACAACTGGCGCAGATCATGGCGTCGCTCAGCGCCTTTCCGGTGGAAAAACAGGTCGACTTCACCGAAGACCCGGTCGAAAACGCCCGCCTCTGGGCGATCCGCAAAGACACCTTCCCCGCCGTCGGCGCCGTGCGCAAGACCGGCACCACGGTGATCATCGAAGACGTGACCTTCCCGGTCGAACAGCTGGCCATCGGAGTGAACCGTCTGATCGAGCTGTTCGACAAACATCACTACGACGAAGCGATCCTTTTCGGACACGCGCTGGAAGGCAATCTGCACTTCGTCTTCACCCAAGGCTTCAACAGCCCGGAAGAAGTCGCACGCTATCAGGCGTTCATGGACGACGTGGCGCAACTGGTGGCCGTGGAGTTCGGCGGTTCGCTGAAGGCGGAACACGGCACCGGGCGCAACATGGCGCCCTTCGTCGAACTGGAATGGGGCAGCGACGCCTATCAATTGATGTGGCAGCTCAAACGCCTGCTCGACCCTCAGGGCATTCTCAATCCGGACGTGGTGCTCAGCGAAGACCCGCAGATCCACCTCAAGCACCTGAAACCGCTGCCGGCGGCCGACGAGATTGTGGATAAATGCATCGAGTGCGGTTTCTGCGAGCCGGTCTGCCCCTCGAAAGGCCTGACGCTGAGCCCGCGCCAGCGCATCGTGATTTGGCGCGACATCCAGGCACGAAAGCGCGCCGGAATAGACACCACCGAACTGGAAAAAGCCTACGAGTACCAGGGCATCGATACCTGCGCCGCGACCGGTTTGTGTGCGCAACGCTGCCCTGTAGGCATCAACACCGGCGAGCTGGTGAAAAAGCTTCGCGGCCGTCACGCCACGCATACGAAAACCGCCAACTTGATCGAAGGAAATTTCGCCACCACCCTGCAAGGTGCGCGCTTCACCCTGCATGTGGCCAACGGTGCGCGGATGTTGTTGGGGGCACCGCGGCTGGCGAAGCTTTCGGCGACCCTGACGCGGCTGTCCAAAGGTCAGGTGCCGCTGTGGACCAACGCGATGCCGCAGCCGGAAAAAGCCATTCGCTTCAGCCCGGCTGTCTCAGACGAACGCCCGCGCGTCGTGTATCTGGCGGCCTGCGTCTCACGAGTAATGGGGCCGGCGGCGGGCGACAAGGAGCAGATGTCGCTGTACGACAAAACCCGCAGTCTGCTGGAGAAGGCCGGCTATCAGGTGGTGTTCCCGGACAATCTGGACAACCTCTGCTGCGGTCAGCCTTTCGCGTCCAAGGGCTATGCCGAGCAGGCCGAGCACAAGCGTCAGGAACTGATCGGCGCACTGCTCCAGGCCAGTCGCGGCGGGCTCGATCCGATCTATTGCGACACCAGCCCCTGCACATTGCGACTGGTGCAGGATGTGGGAAATGTTCGCCTGGATCTGTATGACCCTGTGCGATTCATCCGTACGCACCTGATGGACCGGCTCGACTTCACGCCGCAGGAAGCTCCGATTGCCGTTCATGTCACGTGCAGCACTCAGCATCTGGGGGAAAGCCAGGCGCTGATCGACCTCGCGCGCAAATGCAGCAAGAACGTGGTGATCCCGGAAGGTATTCACTGCTGCGGTTTCGCCGGCGACAAGGGCTTCACCACGCCGGAGCTCAACAGTCATTCCCTGCGAACGCTCAAGGATGCGGTGCAACAGTGCAGCGAGGGGATTTCCACAAGCCGCACCTGTGAGATTGGTCTGACGCAACACGGCGGAATCGACTACCACGGTCTGGTGTATCTGGTGGACCGGGTGACCCGTGCCAAAGCCCCCGCAACCGCCGTGTGA
- a CDS encoding LutB/LldF family L-lactate oxidation iron-sulfur protein — MSTSTIIPTVAVEEDFRTRAHNALGDSQLRNNFRTAMDSLMTKRAAAFSDAHEREHLRELGNAIRARALSKLPDLLEQLEQNLTRNGVTVHWAETVDEANGIVLSIIRAHEARQVIKGKSMVSEEMEMNHFLETRDIECLESDMGEYIVQLDHEKPSHIIMPAIHKNAGQVASLFHDKLGVEYTKDVDQLIQIGRRVLRQKFFEADIGVSGVNFAVAETGTLLLVENEGNGRMTTTVPPVHIAVTGIEKVVENLRDVVPLLSLLTRSALGIPITTYVNMISGPRKEHELDGPQEVHLVLLDNGRSQAFADSELRQTLNCIRCGACMNHCPVYTRVGGHTYGEVYPGPIGKIITPHMVGLAKVPDHPSASSLCGACGEVCPVKIPIPALLRRLREENVKAPDSPHQVMRGQGSKYSRKERFIWNAWAKLNSSPTLYRLFAFFATRLRAQAPNNVGPWTQNHSAPKPAARSLHDMAREHLAKQGDR, encoded by the coding sequence ATGAGCACTTCCACGATTATTCCTACGGTTGCCGTAGAAGAAGACTTCCGCACCCGGGCGCACAACGCCCTGGGCGATTCGCAGTTACGGAACAACTTCCGCACCGCGATGGATTCATTGATGACCAAGCGGGCAGCGGCTTTCAGCGATGCCCACGAAAGAGAACACCTGCGCGAACTGGGCAATGCGATCCGTGCCCGCGCGCTCTCCAAGTTGCCCGACCTGCTCGAGCAACTGGAACAGAACCTGACCCGCAACGGTGTGACAGTGCACTGGGCGGAAACGGTGGACGAGGCCAATGGCATCGTCCTTTCGATCATCCGCGCTCACGAGGCGCGGCAAGTGATCAAGGGCAAATCGATGGTCAGCGAAGAGATGGAGATGAACCATTTCCTCGAGACTCGGGACATTGAATGTCTGGAGTCCGACATGGGGGAGTACATCGTCCAGCTCGACCACGAGAAGCCTTCACACATAATCATGCCGGCAATCCACAAGAATGCCGGTCAGGTCGCGTCCTTGTTCCACGACAAACTTGGCGTGGAATACACCAAGGACGTTGACCAACTCATTCAGATCGGTCGCAGGGTCCTGCGGCAGAAATTCTTCGAAGCGGACATCGGCGTCTCCGGCGTCAACTTCGCCGTGGCCGAAACCGGCACCCTGCTGCTGGTGGAAAACGAAGGCAACGGCCGCATGACCACCACCGTGCCGCCAGTGCACATCGCCGTCACCGGCATCGAAAAAGTCGTGGAAAACCTGCGCGACGTGGTGCCGCTGCTGTCATTGCTGACCCGCTCGGCGCTGGGCATACCGATCACCACTTACGTCAACATGATCTCCGGCCCGCGCAAGGAACATGAACTCGACGGCCCGCAGGAAGTGCATCTGGTGCTGCTCGACAACGGTCGCAGCCAAGCCTTTGCCGACAGCGAACTGCGCCAGACGTTGAACTGCATCCGCTGCGGCGCCTGCATGAATCATTGCCCGGTCTACACCCGCGTCGGCGGCCATACCTACGGCGAGGTCTACCCCGGCCCGATCGGCAAAATCATCACCCCGCACATGGTCGGCCTGGCGAAAGTCCCGGATCACCCGAGTGCGTCTTCGTTATGCGGCGCCTGCGGTGAAGTTTGCCCGGTAAAAATTCCTATCCCTGCGCTGCTGCGTCGCCTACGCGAAGAGAACGTCAAAGCCCCCGACAGTCCTCATCAAGTGATGCGCGGTCAGGGCAGCAAATATTCGCGCAAGGAGCGTTTCATCTGGAACGCATGGGCGAAGCTCAACAGCTCGCCGACTTTGTATCGACTGTTTGCGTTTTTCGCCACGCGCCTGCGCGCGCAGGCGCCGAACAACGTCGGGCCGTGGACGCAGAATCACAGTGCGCCGAAACCCGCCGCCCGCTCATTGCATGACATGGCTCGCGAACACTTGGCCAAACAAGGAGACCGTTGA
- a CDS encoding integrase domain-containing protein, whose amino-acid sequence MALVGRRDGRNFGYGRQLSYAGPQALKDMFGGGHYGTVKAHCDRWLAFVKWCRSEQGPGINDARQIDRKVLADYAAYLREVVGRGDLAVSTAQNRLSSVNRTMAALRGDQYVKLSSSSKALGMQRTRVRQSLPQGQDRAQVQQIVDVLCDREQLRAAAMIQMARATGMRLRETILADLPRLIREADRLGKINIQEGTKGRRGGASAPRWIAVDEHIRDALRFAAKVSPKGSRNMVAPSESYANVLQRVAGASRGVLHKNALKGFHELRAAYACERYEQITQHPAPINGGHCYAIDPRLDREARIQISYELGHGRIEVVAAYIGGRI is encoded by the coding sequence ATGGCATTGGTGGGTAGACGCGATGGCCGCAATTTCGGCTACGGCAGGCAACTGAGCTATGCAGGGCCGCAGGCGTTGAAAGACATGTTCGGCGGTGGCCACTACGGCACGGTCAAGGCGCACTGTGATCGGTGGCTAGCATTCGTGAAGTGGTGCCGCTCCGAACAGGGGCCCGGGATCAACGATGCGCGGCAGATTGATCGGAAGGTGTTGGCCGACTATGCGGCGTATCTGCGCGAAGTGGTTGGGCGCGGTGACCTCGCCGTCAGCACCGCACAAAACCGGCTATCCAGCGTTAACAGGACCATGGCGGCGCTTCGCGGTGATCAGTACGTGAAGTTGTCAAGTTCGAGCAAGGCGTTGGGTATGCAGCGCACCAGGGTTCGCCAGTCGTTGCCGCAAGGGCAGGATCGCGCGCAGGTGCAGCAGATTGTCGATGTGCTTTGTGATCGTGAACAGCTACGCGCGGCGGCGATGATTCAGATGGCACGTGCCACTGGGATGCGGTTGCGCGAGACGATATTGGCTGATTTGCCCAGATTGATCCGTGAGGCTGACAGGCTCGGCAAGATCAATATCCAGGAGGGCACGAAAGGCCGCCGAGGTGGTGCTTCGGCGCCACGCTGGATTGCGGTGGATGAACATATTCGCGATGCACTGAGGTTTGCGGCAAAGGTGTCGCCGAAGGGTAGCCGTAACATGGTCGCGCCAAGCGAAAGCTATGCGAACGTATTGCAACGAGTAGCCGGGGCATCGCGGGGCGTCCTGCATAAAAACGCCCTGAAAGGGTTTCATGAGTTGCGCGCGGCGTATGCCTGTGAGCGGTACGAGCAGATTACCCAACATCCTGCACCGATTAACGGTGGTCATTGCTATGCCATCGATCCGCGCCTCGACCGTGAGGCTCGCATACAGATCAGCTATGAGCTAGGGCATGGCCGGATTGAGGTAGTCGCTGCCTACATCGGGGGACGGATATGA
- a CDS encoding LutC/YkgG family protein gives MSAKQNILGKLRKSLTGTTPIADNFDVDLVTQPYIYSAEQRIPQLRKLMEAVHTEIHLTSADGWPALLAQLLRDRQLPSLLIAPTTPHGQRITQHWANNPDLPALKSYDRPMEEWKAELFNDTPASLTGTLGAIAATGSLILWPTREEPRLMSLVPPVHFALLKASQIRDNFYQVQQEFEWAQGMPTNALLVSGPSKTADIEQVLAYGAHGPKDLVVLILEDQ, from the coding sequence ATGAGCGCCAAGCAAAACATCCTCGGCAAGTTACGGAAGAGTCTGACCGGCACCACTCCGATTGCCGACAACTTCGACGTCGATCTGGTGACCCAGCCCTACATCTACAGCGCCGAACAACGGATCCCGCAACTGCGCAAACTGATGGAAGCGGTGCACACCGAAATCCATCTGACTTCCGCTGATGGCTGGCCGGCGCTGCTGGCGCAATTGCTGCGCGACCGCCAGTTGCCGAGCCTGCTGATTGCGCCGACTACACCTCACGGGCAGCGCATCACTCAACACTGGGCGAACAATCCTGATCTGCCGGCGCTGAAGTCCTACGACCGGCCAATGGAAGAGTGGAAAGCCGAGTTGTTCAACGACACCCCGGCCAGCCTCACCGGCACCCTCGGCGCGATTGCCGCCACAGGCAGCCTGATTCTCTGGCCGACCCGCGAAGAACCACGGCTGATGAGCCTCGTACCGCCGGTGCATTTCGCCCTGCTCAAGGCCAGCCAGATCCGCGACAACTTCTATCAGGTGCAGCAGGAATTCGAGTGGGCACAAGGCATGCCGACCAATGCATTGCTGGTCTCCGGCCCGTCTAAAACCGCCGACATCGAACAAGTCCTGGCCTACGGCGCCCACGGCCCGAAAGACCTGGTGGTGTTGATCCTGGAGGACCAATGA
- a CDS encoding lactate permease LctP family transporter, translating to MQTWQQLYSPLGSLGVSALAAVIPIVFFFLALAVFRLKGHVAGSITLALAIAVAIFAFQMPVDMAFAAAGYGFAYGLWPIAWIIVAAVFLYKLTVKSGQFEVIRSSVLSITDDQRLQVLLIGFCFGAFLEGAAGFGAPVAITAALLVGLGFNPLYAAGLCLIANTAPVAFGALGIPIIVAGQVTGIDAFKIGAMTGRQLPLLSLFVPFWLVFMMDGLRGVRETWPAALVAGLSFAVTQYFTSNFIGPELPDITSALASLISLTLFLKVWQPKRAAGQHIAGAVSASVVTASVGGFGQKRTTVASPYSLGEIFKAWSPFLILTVLVTIWTLKPFKAMFAAGGSMYAWVFNFAIPHLDQLVIKTAPIVAAPTAIPAVFKLDPISATGTAIFFSALISMLVLKINFKTGLTTLNETFYELRWPILSIGMVLAFAFVTNYSGMSSTMALVLAATGAAFPFFSPFLGWLGVFLTGSDTSSNALFSSLQATTAHQIGVNDTLLVAANTSGGVTGKMISPQSIAVACAATGLVGKESDLFRFTLKHSLFFATIVGLITLAQAYWFTGMLVH from the coding sequence GCGGCCGTCATCCCCATCGTTTTCTTCTTCCTCGCCCTGGCGGTATTCCGCCTCAAAGGTCATGTGGCCGGCAGCATCACGCTCGCTCTGGCCATCGCCGTGGCGATCTTCGCGTTCCAGATGCCGGTCGACATGGCGTTCGCCGCCGCCGGATATGGCTTCGCCTATGGTCTGTGGCCGATTGCCTGGATCATTGTGGCGGCGGTGTTCCTGTACAAACTGACGGTCAAGAGCGGTCAGTTCGAGGTCATCCGCAGCTCGGTACTATCGATCACCGATGACCAGCGTCTGCAGGTACTGCTGATCGGTTTCTGCTTCGGCGCCTTCCTCGAAGGTGCCGCCGGTTTCGGCGCGCCAGTGGCGATTACCGCTGCGCTGCTGGTGGGACTCGGCTTCAACCCGTTGTACGCCGCCGGCCTGTGCCTGATTGCCAACACCGCACCGGTTGCGTTCGGCGCATTGGGGATTCCGATCATCGTCGCCGGGCAGGTCACCGGTATCGACGCGTTCAAGATCGGCGCCATGACCGGCCGACAGTTGCCGCTGCTGTCGCTGTTCGTGCCGTTCTGGCTGGTGTTCATGATGGACGGCCTGCGCGGTGTGCGTGAAACCTGGCCGGCGGCGCTGGTCGCAGGCTTGAGCTTCGCCGTCACTCAGTACTTCACTTCGAATTTCATCGGCCCGGAACTGCCGGACATCACGTCGGCCCTGGCCAGCCTGATTTCGCTGACCCTGTTCCTGAAGGTCTGGCAGCCGAAACGTGCCGCCGGCCAGCACATTGCCGGTGCCGTTTCCGCTTCGGTGGTGACTGCCAGCGTCGGCGGTTTCGGCCAGAAGCGCACCACGGTCGCTTCGCCTTACAGCCTCGGGGAAATTTTCAAGGCGTGGTCGCCGTTCCTGATCCTCACCGTGCTGGTGACCATCTGGACCCTCAAGCCCTTCAAGGCCATGTTCGCCGCCGGCGGTTCGATGTACGCCTGGGTGTTCAACTTCGCGATTCCGCACCTGGATCAACTGGTAATCAAGACCGCTCCGATCGTGGCCGCCCCGACTGCAATCCCGGCCGTGTTCAAACTCGACCCGATCTCCGCGACCGGCACGGCGATTTTCTTCTCCGCGCTGATCTCGATGCTGGTGCTGAAGATCAACTTCAAAACTGGTCTGACCACTTTGAATGAGACCTTCTACGAACTGCGCTGGCCGATTCTGTCGATCGGTATGGTGCTGGCGTTTGCCTTCGTCACCAACTATTCCGGCATGTCCTCGACCATGGCTCTGGTGCTTGCAGCAACCGGCGCGGCATTCCCGTTCTTCTCGCCGTTCCTCGGCTGGCTCGGCGTGTTCCTGACCGGTTCCGATACCTCGTCCAACGCCCTGTTCAGTTCACTGCAAGCGACCACCGCACACCAGATCGGGGTCAACGACACCTTGCTGGTGGCGGCCAATACCAGCGGCGGCGTAACCGGCAAGATGATCTCCCCGCAATCGATAGCCGTGGCCTGCGCCGCGACCGGTCTGGTGGGCAAGGAATCCGATCTGTTCCGCTTCACGCTCAAGCACAGCCTATTCTTTGCCACGATCGTCGGTCTGATCACTTTGGCTCAGGCCTACTGGTTCACCGGCATGCTGGTGCATTAA
- a CDS encoding (Fe-S)-binding protein encodes MSELFYNAVPNATRVAPPLPEPRQYPSEKPSRVYLFGTCVVDLFYPEAGMDAIHLLEREGIRVDYPQGQSCCGQPAYTSGYTEQARTVARSQLALFAGDYPVVVPSGSCAGMIREHYTDLFKDEPQTLKQVQALAARTYELAEFLLFVCKVRLKDSGEPVKVALHTSCSARREMNTHLHGRELLAQLSNVERVNHDHESECCGFGGTFSVRMPDISGAMVADKTRALKESGAHQVLSADCGCLMNINGSLEKQQEALRGQHLASFLWQRTGGAR; translated from the coding sequence ATGAGCGAGCTTTTTTACAACGCTGTGCCCAACGCCACTCGCGTCGCACCGCCACTGCCCGAACCCCGGCAATACCCCAGCGAGAAACCATCGCGGGTCTACCTGTTCGGCACGTGCGTGGTCGACCTGTTTTACCCGGAAGCCGGGATGGACGCGATCCACTTGCTGGAACGCGAAGGCATCCGGGTCGACTACCCGCAAGGGCAGAGCTGCTGCGGACAACCGGCCTACACCTCGGGCTACACCGAGCAGGCAAGGACCGTGGCGCGCTCGCAACTGGCGCTGTTTGCCGGGGACTATCCGGTGGTGGTGCCGTCGGGTTCGTGCGCCGGGATGATCCGCGAGCACTACACCGACTTGTTCAAGGACGAGCCGCAAACGTTGAAACAGGTTCAGGCCCTCGCGGCCCGCACCTATGAGCTGGCCGAGTTTCTGCTGTTCGTCTGCAAGGTGCGGCTCAAAGACAGCGGCGAGCCGGTAAAAGTGGCGCTGCACACCTCGTGTTCGGCGCGACGTGAAATGAACACCCACCTGCACGGCCGCGAGTTGTTGGCGCAGTTGAGCAACGTGGAACGGGTCAACCACGACCATGAAAGCGAATGCTGTGGCTTCGGTGGGACATTCAGCGTCCGTATGCCAGACATTTCCGGCGCGATGGTGGCTGACAAGACCCGGGCGTTGAAGGAATCCGGCGCGCATCAGGTACTCAGTGCCGACTGCGGCTGCTTGATGAACATCAATGGCTCGCTGGAAAAACAGCAGGAAGCGCTGCGCGGGCAACACCTGGCGAGCTTCCTCTGGCAACGAACCGGAGGTGCGCGATGA
- a CDS encoding integrase domain-containing protein — MPAQNLRLSDRQLKGVKPASKDYVLTDGDGLQLRVRCNGSLLWNFIYREPVTKKRINIGFGTYPELSLANARKMAVDARELLAQGIDPKVQRNTLNEAKRAETEHTFENVATAWFELKKDSVTPAYAEDIWRSLTLHVFPDLKTTPLTKITAPMVIGLLRPIEAKGSLETVKRLSQRLNEIMTYGVNSGLIFANPLSGIRAVFKKPKKEKMAALPPEELSELMLEIANASIKRTTRCLIEWQLHTMTRPAEAATTRWADIDFERRVWTIPPERMKKRRPHSIPLSDHAVALLESLKTHSGHREYVFPADRNPRTHANSQTANMALKRMGFQDRLVSHGMRSMASTILNEHGWDPELIEVALAHVDKDEVRSAYNRADYIERRRPMMAWWSEYIQKAATGSLLASAYGQVRDKNVVPIR; from the coding sequence ATGCCTGCTCAAAACCTCCGCCTCTCCGATCGACAGCTCAAGGGAGTCAAACCGGCGTCCAAGGATTACGTCCTTACTGACGGTGACGGTTTGCAGCTCCGAGTACGCTGCAACGGCTCGTTGCTGTGGAATTTCATCTACCGCGAACCGGTGACCAAAAAGCGCATCAACATCGGCTTCGGGACCTACCCCGAACTGTCACTGGCGAATGCACGAAAGATGGCAGTCGATGCCCGCGAGCTGCTCGCCCAAGGCATCGATCCGAAGGTGCAGCGCAATACGTTGAATGAAGCCAAACGCGCGGAAACCGAACACACCTTCGAGAACGTGGCCACCGCCTGGTTTGAACTCAAGAAAGACTCGGTCACCCCGGCCTACGCGGAGGACATTTGGCGCTCGCTCACGCTGCACGTGTTCCCCGATTTGAAGACGACACCACTCACCAAAATCACCGCGCCGATGGTGATCGGACTGCTTCGCCCAATCGAAGCGAAAGGCAGCCTGGAGACGGTCAAGCGTCTCAGCCAGCGACTAAACGAGATCATGACCTACGGCGTAAACTCAGGCCTGATCTTCGCCAACCCGCTCAGCGGCATCAGGGCAGTCTTCAAGAAACCCAAGAAAGAGAAAATGGCTGCGCTTCCGCCCGAAGAGCTCTCCGAGCTCATGCTGGAGATCGCGAACGCCAGCATCAAACGCACCACCCGCTGCCTGATCGAGTGGCAGTTGCACACGATGACTCGCCCCGCCGAGGCGGCGACCACTCGCTGGGCAGACATCGACTTTGAAAGGCGTGTCTGGACTATCCCACCGGAGCGGATGAAAAAGCGCCGCCCTCACAGCATCCCGTTGAGTGATCACGCTGTCGCACTGTTGGAGTCACTGAAGACCCACAGCGGCCATCGCGAATACGTCTTCCCGGCAGACAGAAATCCGCGCACGCACGCCAATAGCCAGACCGCCAACATGGCGTTGAAACGCATGGGGTTCCAGGATCGGTTGGTCAGCCACGGCATGCGCTCGATGGCCAGCACCATCTTGAATGAGCATGGGTGGGACCCGGAACTCATTGAGGTCGCACTGGCGCATGTCGACAAGGATGAGGTGCGCAGCGCCTACAATCGAGCAGACTACATCGAACGCAGGCGACCGATGATGGCCTGGTGGAGTGAGTACATCCAGAAGGCCGCCACCGGCAGCCTGCTCGCCTCAGCGTACGGCCAAGTCAGAGACAAGAACGTGGTGCCGATCCGCTAG